The following are from one region of the Actinopolyspora halophila DSM 43834 genome:
- a CDS encoding GntP family permease → MQSCDSCPHLAADGRAAESESGAELAWQLPDWGLLLLVAAGIAVLLVLVTRVKMHAFVALLLVSVLVGFGAGIRPGRIPEILQSGMGGTLGDIAIVVALGAILGRMMQESGADQVLSRGMLSAFGEKRAPLAVGMTALVFGIPVFFDVGFIILVPLMYAVAARSGRSPVTIALPAIGGLAMMHAVLPPHPGPVAAAEPISVGWR, encoded by the coding sequence ATGCAGTCCTGTGATTCTTGTCCGCATCTGGCGGCTGATGGACGGGCCGCGGAATCGGAAAGCGGTGCGGAACTGGCTTGGCAACTCCCCGACTGGGGGCTGCTGTTGCTGGTCGCGGCCGGGATAGCCGTGCTGCTCGTTCTGGTGACCAGGGTGAAGATGCACGCTTTCGTGGCGTTGCTTCTGGTCAGTGTGCTGGTCGGGTTCGGAGCCGGGATCAGGCCGGGGAGGATACCGGAGATCCTGCAGTCGGGGATGGGCGGAACGCTGGGCGACATAGCGATCGTCGTGGCGCTGGGAGCGATCCTCGGCCGCATGATGCAGGAGTCCGGGGCCGACCAGGTGCTCTCCCGTGGCATGCTCAGCGCCTTCGGTGAGAAACGCGCTCCGCTGGCTGTGGGTATGACCGCGCTCGTGTTCGGCATACCCGTTTTCTTCGACGTCGGGTTCATCATCCTCGTCCCGCTCATGTACGCGGTAGCCGCACGCAGCGGTCGTTCCCCGGTGACCATCGCGCTGCCCGCGATCGGCGGGCTGGCGATGATGCACGCGGTGCTGCCACCCCACCCCGGCCCGGTGGCGGCGGCGGAGCCGATCTCGGTTGGGTGGCGCTGA
- a CDS encoding DUF4360 domain-containing protein: MLTHLIASGMALSTLFAPTTGAFEDPPSDEIVIDVATVNGSGCPEGTADVAVSPDNKAFTVTYSDYLAEVGPDSDPTAFRRNCQLNLIVHVPQGFTYGIAQADYRGFAHLAEGATGTQKAGYYFQGDSQTTHSSKTFEGEYSDNWQVTDETEIADIVYKPCGVQRNFNINTELRVDAGTSESGETSFMTMDSTDGNIETTYHFSWKKCES, translated from the coding sequence ATGCTCACCCACCTGATCGCTTCCGGAATGGCACTGTCGACTCTCTTCGCTCCCACCACGGGCGCGTTCGAGGACCCGCCTTCGGACGAAATAGTCATCGACGTCGCCACCGTGAACGGTTCCGGCTGTCCCGAGGGCACGGCCGACGTGGCCGTCTCCCCCGACAACAAGGCCTTCACCGTCACCTACAGCGATTACCTGGCCGAAGTGGGACCGGACTCCGATCCCACGGCTTTCAGACGCAACTGTCAGCTCAACCTCATCGTGCACGTCCCCCAGGGATTCACCTACGGGATCGCCCAGGCCGACTACCGCGGTTTCGCCCATCTCGCGGAAGGAGCCACCGGCACCCAGAAAGCCGGCTACTACTTCCAGGGTGATTCCCAAACAACGCACTCCAGCAAGACGTTCGAAGGCGAGTACAGCGACAACTGGCAGGTTACCGACGAGACCGAGATCGCCGACATCGTTTACAAGCCCTGCGGCGTACAACGCAACTTCAACATCAACACCGAGCTGCGCGTGGACGCGGGGACCTCGGAGTCCGGCGAGACCAGTTTCATGACCATGGACTCGACCGACGGAAACATCGAGACCACCTACCACTTCTCCTGGAAGAAGTGCGAGTCCTGA
- a CDS encoding urease subunit beta — MYPGQILPGADRVPLNPGRERVRLVVLNEADRPVQVGSHYHFAAVNPGLRFDRRAAWGHRLDIPAGTAVRFEPGVEHEVRLVPIGGRREVPGLRGEFAGELDRAGRSGPAGEETEQ, encoded by the coding sequence GTGTACCCAGGACAGATTCTGCCCGGAGCGGACCGTGTTCCGTTGAACCCGGGACGGGAACGGGTTCGACTGGTCGTGCTCAACGAGGCCGACCGGCCGGTGCAGGTCGGTTCGCACTACCACTTCGCCGCGGTCAATCCCGGACTGCGGTTCGACAGACGGGCCGCCTGGGGGCACCGGTTGGACATACCGGCCGGAACGGCCGTGCGCTTCGAACCCGGTGTCGAGCACGAGGTGCGGCTGGTCCCGATAGGCGGCAGGCGCGAGGTGCCGGGGTTGCGCGGCGAGTTCGCGGGTGAGCTCGACCGCGCGGGACGTTCCGGACCCGCCGGGGAGGAGACCGAGCAGTGA
- a CDS encoding urease subunit alpha produces the protein MSRERYVELFGPTTGDRIRLADTDLLLEVTEDRCRGSGGSGEEAVFGGGKVVRESMGQSVAARAEGAPDTVITGAVILDHWGVVKADVALRDGRITGIGKSGNPDTTDGVDPGMVIGPSTEIIAGNGKILTAGGVDCHVHFICPQEIETALASGVTTLIGGGTGPAEGSKATTVTPGEWNLARMLLAVDDSPVNVLLLGKGNTAAEEPLREQLRSGAGGLKLHEDWGCTPAAIDTALRVSESSGVQVAIHTDTLNEAGFLESTLEAVGNRSLNAYHAEGAGGGHAPDVIRVAARSNVLPSSTNPTRPYTVNTIDEHLDMLMVCHHLNPSVPEDLAFAESRIRPTTIAAEDVLHDIGAISMIGSDAQAMGRIGEIVTRSWQTAHAMKASRGSLPGDGRADNLRARRYVAKYTINPAVAHGIHGSVGSVEVGKLADLVLWEPKFFGVRPHAVLKGGFAVRAAVGDANASIPTPQPVLSRPMFGATGRAAAAGSVSFVAPEALEAGLAERLEPNSEPVAVADTRSVTKADMRLNDATPDIEVAPDSFAVRVNGELIDSEPVAEVPMAQRYFLF, from the coding sequence ATGTCCCGCGAGCGCTACGTCGAACTGTTCGGTCCGACCACGGGGGACCGGATCCGTCTCGCGGACACCGACCTGCTGCTGGAAGTGACCGAGGACCGGTGCCGGGGAAGCGGCGGTTCGGGCGAGGAGGCCGTGTTCGGCGGTGGCAAGGTCGTCCGCGAATCGATGGGCCAGTCGGTGGCCGCGCGCGCCGAGGGAGCGCCCGACACGGTCATAACCGGGGCCGTGATCCTGGACCACTGGGGAGTGGTCAAAGCGGACGTGGCGCTGCGGGACGGCAGGATCACCGGAATTGGGAAGTCCGGTAATCCGGACACCACCGACGGGGTGGATCCCGGCATGGTGATCGGACCGTCCACCGAGATAATCGCCGGGAACGGGAAGATCCTCACCGCGGGCGGCGTCGACTGCCACGTGCACTTCATCTGCCCCCAGGAGATCGAGACCGCGCTGGCCTCCGGGGTAACCACCCTGATCGGTGGAGGGACCGGCCCGGCCGAGGGGTCCAAGGCCACCACCGTCACCCCCGGTGAGTGGAACCTCGCGCGGATGCTGCTCGCGGTGGACGACTCGCCGGTGAACGTCCTGCTGCTGGGCAAGGGCAACACCGCGGCGGAGGAACCGCTCCGGGAACAGCTCCGCTCCGGGGCGGGTGGGCTCAAGCTGCACGAGGACTGGGGATGCACCCCCGCGGCCATCGACACTGCCCTGCGCGTGTCCGAGAGCAGCGGTGTCCAGGTCGCCATCCACACCGACACCCTCAACGAGGCGGGCTTTCTCGAGTCCACCCTGGAGGCGGTGGGGAACCGATCCCTCAACGCTTACCACGCGGAGGGAGCGGGCGGCGGGCACGCGCCGGACGTGATCAGGGTAGCCGCCCGCTCCAACGTCCTGCCCTCCTCGACCAATCCCACACGGCCGTACACGGTCAACACCATCGACGAGCACCTGGACATGCTGATGGTGTGCCACCACCTGAACCCATCGGTTCCCGAGGACCTGGCCTTCGCCGAGAGCCGCATCCGGCCGACCACGATCGCCGCCGAGGACGTGCTGCACGACATCGGTGCCATCTCGATGATCGGTTCCGACGCCCAGGCGATGGGGCGTATCGGGGAGATCGTGACGCGCTCCTGGCAGACGGCGCACGCCATGAAGGCGAGCAGGGGCTCCCTGCCGGGTGACGGACGGGCGGACAACCTCCGGGCCAGGCGCTACGTGGCCAAGTACACGATCAACCCGGCGGTGGCGCACGGCATCCACGGCTCGGTCGGCTCGGTCGAGGTCGGCAAGCTGGCCGATCTCGTGCTCTGGGAACCGAAGTTCTTCGGTGTCCGGCCGCACGCGGTGCTCAAGGGCGGTTTCGCGGTGCGTGCCGCGGTGGGGGACGCGAACGCGTCCATCCCGACACCGCAGCCGGTGCTCTCCCGTCCGATGTTCGGCGCAACGGGGCGGGCCGCGGCGGCCGGTTCGGTCTCGTTCGTGGCCCCCGAGGCGTTGGAAGCCGGGCTGGCCGAACGGCTGGAGCCGAACAGCGAACCGGTCGCGGTGGCCGACACCAGGTCGGTGACCAAGGCCGACATGCGGCTCAACGACGCGACTCCGGACATCGAGGTGGCCCCGGACAGCTTCGCGGTGCGCGTGAACGGCGAGTTGATCGACTCCGAACCGGTGGCCGAGGTGCCCATGGCACAGCGCTACTTCCTGTTCTGA
- a CDS encoding urease accessory UreF family protein, with protein sequence MEEDSTVPESRASLSVLALADARLPGGGHAHSGGLEEAVHRGVVADAEQLREFLRGRLHGAGSQAAAFAAAAAHAGERGAGADYWWRWDVEFDARTPSPAQRAASRAQGRGTARAGRAAWPCAALEGLLSITGSPHHPAVVGALIGARSLGTPKDAAAVVAYLAVSGPASAAVRLLGLDPFAANAAVAAFERDTERIARRAASTSGSRPEDLPSTGAPALDLFAQAHQRHHEEEVRLFAS encoded by the coding sequence GTGGAGGAGGACTCGACGGTTCCGGAGTCGCGCGCATCGCTGTCCGTGCTCGCACTGGCCGACGCCCGCCTGCCCGGAGGCGGGCACGCGCATTCGGGAGGTCTGGAGGAGGCCGTGCACCGCGGGGTGGTCGCCGACGCCGAGCAACTGCGGGAGTTCCTGCGCGGCAGGCTGCACGGCGCGGGAAGCCAGGCTGCCGCGTTCGCGGCCGCGGCGGCGCACGCGGGTGAACGTGGAGCGGGGGCGGACTACTGGTGGCGTTGGGACGTCGAGTTCGACGCCCGAACACCGTCGCCCGCCCAGCGCGCGGCCTCGCGTGCCCAGGGGCGCGGTACCGCGCGGGCGGGACGCGCGGCATGGCCCTGCGCGGCCCTGGAGGGGCTCCTCTCGATCACCGGCAGCCCGCATCACCCGGCCGTGGTAGGGGCGTTGATCGGTGCTCGTTCACTCGGCACTCCGAAGGACGCCGCGGCCGTGGTGGCCTACCTGGCCGTGAGCGGCCCGGCCTCGGCGGCGGTGCGGCTGCTCGGTCTGGACCCGTTCGCGGCCAACGCGGCGGTGGCCGCTTTCGAACGGGACACCGAGCGAATCGCGCGGCGAGCCGCGTCCACGTCCGGTTCGAGGCCGGAGGACCTCCCGTCCACGGGAGCACCGGCCCTGGACCTGTTCGCCCAGGCACATCAGCGACATCACGAGGAAGAGGTGCGACTCTTTGCGAGCTGA
- the arfB gene encoding alternative ribosome rescue aminoacyl-tRNA hydrolase ArfB — protein MPEDLRVNRRVTIPASELVERFSRSSGPGGQHVNTTESRVELSVDLRGSRALTEQQREHAISRLSGRLSGGGVLTVAADRERSQVANRKQARLRLAEMLAEALRPVPQPRRRSGPSAGAKRRRLEDKRHRSKVKRTRGKGPPERE, from the coding sequence GTGCCCGAAGACCTGCGCGTGAACCGGCGAGTGACCATACCGGCCTCCGAGCTCGTGGAGCGCTTCTCCCGCTCCTCGGGGCCGGGAGGCCAACACGTCAACACCACCGAGTCCCGCGTCGAGCTCTCCGTCGACCTGCGGGGCTCGCGGGCGCTGACGGAGCAGCAGCGTGAGCACGCGATCTCCCGGCTCTCCGGGAGGCTTTCCGGTGGAGGAGTGCTCACCGTGGCCGCGGACCGGGAGCGGAGTCAGGTGGCCAACCGGAAGCAGGCCAGGCTCCGTCTCGCGGAGATGTTGGCCGAGGCGCTGCGTCCGGTCCCGCAGCCTCGACGGCGCTCCGGCCCGAGCGCCGGAGCCAAGCGCAGGCGATTGGAGGACAAGAGGCACCGTTCGAAGGTCAAACGGACCAGGGGCAAGGGCCCTCCGGAACGTGAGTGA
- a CDS encoding GntP family permease, giving the protein MLLILLNTFAEILFEPGALRETLKFVGDPTTALIVTVLLSFWLLGFRGGFDMARIEKAASASLGPVALVLLVTGAGGVFGAVLEATGAGSALADLLGATSLPVVVPAFLTATALRVALGSKTVAIVTTAPIVAPLIQQVGMSQPEIALVAVASGGTVLSHVNDSGFWLFNRYMDLDIKTTLKTWTLMETFMGTAAFGLAALGSAVLAVV; this is encoded by the coding sequence GTGCTGCTGATCCTGTTGAACACCTTCGCCGAGATCCTTTTCGAGCCGGGTGCGCTGCGCGAGACGCTGAAGTTCGTCGGTGATCCGACCACGGCGCTGATAGTCACGGTTCTGCTGTCGTTCTGGCTGCTCGGGTTCAGGGGCGGATTCGACATGGCCAGGATCGAGAAGGCCGCCTCCGCCTCGCTCGGTCCCGTCGCGCTCGTGCTGCTGGTGACCGGTGCGGGTGGTGTCTTCGGCGCGGTCCTGGAAGCGACGGGAGCGGGAAGCGCGTTGGCCGACCTGCTCGGTGCGACGTCGCTGCCCGTCGTGGTGCCGGCCTTCCTGACCGCGACCGCTCTGCGGGTCGCGCTCGGTTCCAAGACGGTGGCCATCGTCACCACGGCGCCGATCGTCGCCCCGCTGATCCAGCAGGTGGGGATGTCACAACCCGAGATCGCGCTGGTGGCCGTCGCCTCCGGTGGGACGGTGCTCTCGCACGTCAACGACTCGGGGTTCTGGCTGTTCAACCGCTACATGGACCTCGACATCAAAACGACCCTGAAGACCTGGACTTTGATGGAGACCTTCATGGGAACGGCCGCCTTCGGGTTAGCGGCGCTGGGCAGCGCCGTGCTGGCGGTGGTCTGA
- a CDS encoding urease subunit gamma, with amino-acid sequence MHLAPQERDKLLVYVAAQLARSRLERGLRMNHPEAIALITDHVVEGAREGRSVSELMSSGRHVLTRDQVMDGVPEMIDDVQVEATFPDGTKLVTVHSPIR; translated from the coding sequence ATGCACCTGGCACCTCAGGAGCGGGACAAGCTGCTCGTCTACGTCGCCGCGCAGCTCGCGCGCAGTCGCCTGGAACGCGGACTGCGGATGAACCACCCGGAAGCGATCGCGCTGATCACCGATCACGTGGTCGAAGGGGCCCGTGAGGGTCGTAGCGTCTCCGAACTGATGTCCAGCGGTCGTCACGTGCTGACGCGCGACCAGGTCATGGACGGTGTCCCCGAGATGATCGACGACGTGCAGGTGGAGGCGACCTTCCCGGACGGGACCAAGCTCGTCACCGTGCACTCGCCGATCCGGTAG
- a CDS encoding aldehyde dehydrogenase family protein, whose protein sequence is MLIAGEAVLGEGKRLRAVDPSTGGELAPEFGDGTGAEVRRACEAAEEAFESYRALSAERRAVFLETVADNIEELGEPLIERAHAETGLPKARVTGERARTTGQLRLFAEVVREGSHNGARIDPARSGADRPARPDIRQRRVALGPVAVFGASNFPLAFSVAGGDTASALAAGCPVVVKGHEAHPGTSELVGRAVTDAVTSCGLPAGTFSLLFGADPEVGGELVADPRIRAVGFTGSRKAGMALRSIALRREHPVPVYAEMSSVNPVFLLEGALAGDADGLGERFVGSLTLGSGQFCTNPGLVVGAEGDGMTAFLESAERAVAGTEPTTMLTPAIATEYERGVAELAERDGVSLLARGRTSDAPNTCRPALLVTDADTFLSDSAFLQREVFGACSLVVRCADRSQVREVARALEGQLTTTVHASREDHEAAAELLPVLERTAGRVLFDGWPTGVEVGHAMVHGGPYPATTDSRGTSVGTAAIERFLRPVAYQDVPAELLPGEVAEANPDDLWRRVDGELEKG, encoded by the coding sequence ATGTTGATAGCGGGAGAGGCCGTCCTCGGGGAGGGGAAACGGTTGCGGGCCGTGGATCCCTCCACGGGAGGTGAGCTCGCTCCCGAGTTCGGCGACGGCACGGGCGCCGAGGTGCGACGTGCCTGCGAAGCCGCCGAAGAGGCCTTCGAGAGCTACCGCGCTCTTTCCGCGGAGCGCCGTGCGGTGTTCCTGGAAACGGTCGCCGACAACATCGAGGAGCTCGGCGAGCCGCTCATCGAGCGGGCACACGCCGAAACGGGCCTGCCGAAGGCGCGGGTGACCGGTGAGCGCGCCCGCACCACCGGACAGCTGCGGCTGTTCGCGGAAGTCGTCCGGGAGGGCAGCCACAACGGCGCCCGCATCGACCCCGCGCGCTCCGGCGCGGACCGGCCCGCCCGACCGGACATTCGCCAGCGTCGGGTGGCGCTGGGGCCGGTCGCGGTTTTCGGGGCGAGCAACTTCCCGCTGGCCTTCTCCGTGGCGGGAGGCGACACGGCCTCGGCCCTGGCGGCGGGTTGTCCCGTGGTCGTCAAGGGCCACGAGGCCCACCCCGGAACCTCCGAACTGGTCGGTCGGGCCGTCACCGACGCCGTGACCTCCTGCGGACTGCCCGCGGGGACCTTCTCGTTGCTGTTCGGCGCGGATCCCGAGGTGGGTGGGGAGCTGGTCGCCGACCCCAGGATCCGGGCCGTCGGGTTCACCGGCTCGCGCAAGGCGGGCATGGCCCTGCGCTCGATCGCGCTGCGCCGGGAACACCCCGTCCCCGTCTACGCGGAGATGAGCAGCGTGAACCCGGTTTTCCTGCTCGAAGGAGCGCTGGCAGGCGATGCGGACGGGCTGGGCGAACGGTTCGTCGGTTCCCTGACCCTGGGATCCGGCCAGTTCTGCACCAACCCCGGACTCGTGGTGGGTGCGGAAGGCGACGGAATGACCGCTTTCCTCGAATCGGCGGAACGTGCCGTGGCCGGAACCGAACCCACCACGATGCTGACGCCCGCGATCGCGACCGAGTACGAGCGGGGTGTGGCCGAACTGGCCGAGCGCGACGGGGTCTCCCTGCTGGCGAGGGGGAGGACGAGTGACGCCCCGAACACCTGCAGGCCCGCGTTGTTGGTGACCGACGCCGATACCTTCCTCTCCGACTCGGCCTTCCTGCAGCGGGAGGTCTTCGGAGCGTGCTCCTTGGTGGTCCGTTGTGCGGACCGGAGCCAGGTCCGCGAGGTGGCACGTGCGCTGGAAGGGCAGCTGACCACGACGGTGCACGCGAGCCGGGAGGACCACGAGGCGGCGGCGGAGCTGCTGCCCGTTCTGGAACGGACCGCGGGAAGGGTGCTGTTCGACGGGTGGCCGACCGGCGTGGAGGTCGGACACGCCATGGTCCACGGTGGTCCGTACCCGGCCACGACGGACTCGCGGGGCACATCCGTCGGGACGGCGGCGATCGAGCGCTTCCTGCGTCCCGTCGCCTACCAGGACGTCCCCGCCGAACTGCTCCCCGGAGAGGTCGCCGAAGCCAATCCGGACGACCTGTGGCGGCGGGTGGACGGTGAGCTCGAGAAGGGCTGA
- a CDS encoding enolase C-terminal domain-like protein — MNGRFDAPRGPVVTGMRVIPIAGHDSMLLNLSGAHGPIFARNLVVLESSTGDVGVGEVPGGEEIRATLEESRGLVLNTPVANYNSVLRRARSSFDHRDAAGRGAQTFDSRIVVHVLSALETALLDLLGRHLGVPVAELLAEGVQRERVPVLGYLFFVGDPSGTGLEYRGSADEPAAEDDWMWLRRQEALTTDGVLRLAEAAKQRYGFRDFKLKGGVLSSEREAEVVRALAERFPEARITLDPNGAWSVEEAIGVCSGLEGVLAYAEDPCGPARGFSGRETMAEFKRATRMPTATNMIATDWRELGHAITAGAVDIPLADPHFWTMSGSARVAQLCHEWGLTWGVHSNNHFDVSLAMVTQVAAAAPGEITAVDTHWIWQDGQRITTAPPSVADGSIALPSSPGLGVELDMDRVWAAHRLYREQAPAHRDDSIAMRRLVPGWSFDPGRPALDRD; from the coding sequence ATGAACGGCCGGTTCGACGCTCCGCGCGGTCCGGTGGTCACCGGTATGAGAGTGATACCGATCGCAGGCCACGACAGCATGCTGCTCAATCTCAGCGGCGCGCACGGGCCGATCTTCGCCCGCAACCTGGTGGTGCTGGAGAGTTCCACCGGCGACGTCGGGGTGGGTGAGGTTCCCGGTGGGGAGGAAATCCGGGCCACTCTGGAGGAAAGCCGCGGACTCGTGCTGAACACGCCGGTGGCGAACTACAACTCCGTTCTGCGACGGGCGCGGAGCTCCTTCGACCACCGGGACGCGGCGGGCCGGGGCGCGCAGACCTTCGACTCGCGGATCGTCGTGCACGTTCTCAGCGCGCTGGAGACGGCGTTGCTGGACCTGTTGGGACGCCACCTCGGGGTTCCGGTCGCCGAACTGCTGGCCGAGGGAGTGCAGCGGGAACGGGTCCCCGTGCTGGGATACCTGTTCTTCGTCGGCGATCCCTCCGGAACCGGGCTGGAATACCGCGGCAGCGCGGACGAGCCCGCGGCGGAGGACGACTGGATGTGGCTGCGCCGTCAGGAGGCCCTCACCACGGACGGGGTGCTGCGACTGGCGGAAGCCGCGAAACAGCGCTACGGGTTCCGCGACTTCAAGCTCAAGGGCGGAGTCCTCTCCAGTGAGCGGGAAGCGGAGGTGGTGCGTGCGCTGGCCGAGCGCTTTCCGGAGGCGAGGATCACCCTCGACCCCAACGGTGCCTGGTCGGTGGAGGAGGCGATCGGGGTGTGCAGCGGACTGGAGGGAGTGCTCGCCTACGCGGAGGACCCGTGCGGACCGGCGAGGGGGTTCTCCGGACGGGAGACGATGGCGGAGTTCAAACGGGCCACCCGGATGCCCACGGCCACGAACATGATCGCCACGGACTGGCGCGAGCTCGGACACGCGATCACGGCCGGTGCGGTGGACATACCGCTGGCCGATCCGCACTTCTGGACGATGAGCGGTTCGGCCCGGGTCGCACAGCTCTGCCACGAGTGGGGACTGACCTGGGGCGTGCACTCGAACAATCACTTCGACGTCTCGCTGGCCATGGTCACTCAGGTGGCCGCGGCCGCTCCCGGCGAGATCACGGCTGTGGACACCCACTGGATCTGGCAGGACGGTCAGCGAATCACCACGGCTCCACCGTCCGTAGCGGACGGAAGCATCGCGCTGCCGAGCTCACCCGGGCTCGGCGTGGAACTGGACATGGACCGGGTGTGGGCCGCTCACCGGCTGTACCGCGAGCAGGCCCCCGCGCACCGCGACGACTCGATCGCGATGCGTCGGTTGGTCCCCGGTTGGTCCTTCGATCCCGGGCGACCCGCACTGGACCGGGACTGA
- the ureG gene encoding urease accessory protein UreG, producing the protein MRAEHRQEHHEHEHRHPVDFDPTAAGPDPFTSEGTAGRPMRIGVGGPVGSGKTALTAALCRALGSELELAVVTNDIYTTEDADFLRREGVLDGSRVEAVQTGACPHTAIRDDITANLDAVERLQHEHSALDLILVESGGDNLTAVFSRGLADVQIFVVDVAGGDKVPRKGGPGVTTADLLVINKVDLAERVGADMAVMRSDARRMRGELAVITQSLTDDPTAARTAAWVRERVSAWSSAEPAGK; encoded by the coding sequence TTGCGAGCTGAACACCGGCAAGAGCACCACGAGCACGAACACCGGCATCCCGTCGACTTCGACCCGACGGCCGCGGGACCGGACCCGTTCACCTCCGAGGGAACTGCGGGTCGTCCGATGCGCATCGGTGTGGGCGGACCGGTCGGCAGCGGCAAGACCGCGCTGACGGCCGCGCTGTGCCGCGCGCTCGGAAGCGAGCTGGAACTGGCCGTGGTCACCAACGACATCTACACCACCGAGGACGCCGACTTCCTCCGGCGGGAGGGCGTGCTGGACGGGAGCAGGGTGGAGGCGGTGCAGACGGGGGCCTGCCCGCACACCGCGATCAGGGACGACATCACCGCGAACCTCGACGCGGTCGAGCGGCTCCAGCACGAGCACTCCGCTCTGGACCTGATCCTGGTGGAAAGCGGTGGGGACAACCTCACCGCCGTGTTCAGCAGGGGACTGGCCGACGTCCAGATCTTCGTCGTCGACGTCGCGGGCGGGGACAAGGTCCCCCGCAAGGGTGGTCCCGGGGTGACCACCGCGGACCTGCTGGTGATCAACAAGGTGGATCTGGCCGAGCGGGTCGGCGCGGACATGGCCGTGATGCGCTCCGACGCGCGGCGGATGCGCGGTGAGCTGGCGGTGATCACCCAGTCCCTGACGGACGACCCCACCGCCGCGCGGACGGCCGCCTGGGTGCGGGAGCGGGTCTCCGCGTGGTCGTCGGCGGAACCGGCCGGGAAATGA
- a CDS encoding patatin-like phospholipase family protein, translating to MTTAWVLPGGSTFGAVQAGLVSALFDAGHSPDMLVGTSAGALNSAWLAGDPTPHGAEKLRDVWATMRRRDVFPIEPTRILAGKLGLSNHVMSNRGLAGWLHRTLPFRRLEEAELPLTVTATELDSGEAVFFRSGPALPALVASCSIPGVFPPVEMDGRRYADGGPAAFMPISRAVEQGADRVYVLPCGGTWPLESGVGGFEHLPEPKGASNSIPAANGAALSAAMYAASRLDMQLNASRCELYVLPSPKVDRLSPYSFRHSTALIRWARNAAASWLPTALPVPTEPVDVAGVPLASRESVEATDA from the coding sequence ATGACGACGGCGTGGGTTCTTCCGGGCGGATCGACCTTCGGGGCCGTGCAGGCCGGCTTGGTCAGCGCGCTGTTCGACGCGGGGCACAGTCCGGACATGCTGGTGGGCACTTCGGCCGGGGCGTTGAACTCGGCTTGGCTGGCCGGTGACCCGACTCCGCACGGTGCCGAGAAGCTGCGCGACGTGTGGGCGACCATGCGCCGCCGCGATGTCTTCCCGATCGAACCGACGCGGATACTGGCGGGCAAACTCGGCCTGTCGAACCACGTGATGAGCAACCGGGGGCTGGCAGGCTGGCTGCATCGCACGTTGCCGTTCCGCAGGCTCGAGGAGGCGGAACTGCCCCTGACGGTCACCGCGACCGAGCTGGACTCCGGTGAGGCGGTGTTCTTCCGAAGCGGCCCGGCGCTGCCCGCTCTCGTCGCCTCGTGCTCCATACCCGGGGTTTTCCCACCGGTCGAGATGGACGGCCGCCGGTACGCGGACGGCGGCCCCGCCGCTTTCATGCCCATAAGTCGCGCCGTGGAGCAGGGGGCCGATCGGGTTTACGTGCTGCCGTGCGGCGGCACGTGGCCGCTGGAGTCCGGCGTGGGTGGTTTCGAGCACCTTCCCGAGCCCAAGGGGGCGAGCAACTCGATCCCGGCGGCCAACGGTGCCGCGCTGAGCGCCGCGATGTACGCGGCGTCCAGACTGGACATGCAGCTCAACGCGTCCCGGTGCGAGCTGTACGTGCTGCCCTCGCCGAAGGTCGACCGCCTTTCCCCCTACTCGTTCCGGCACTCGACCGCGCTGATCCGGTGGGCCCGGAACGCCGCGGCCTCCTGGTTGCCCACGGCCCTGCCGGTTCCGACCGAGCCGGTCGACGTGGCCGGGGTTCCGCTCGCCTCGCGTGAGTCGGTGGAAGCAACGGACGCCTGA